From a single Gracilimonas sp. genomic region:
- a CDS encoding TonB-dependent receptor codes for MKRFNLILLLFTLLGTASVWAQNTGSISGTITADETEELLIGVNVRIVGTSFGSATNLDGEYVIRNIRPGQYNIEITYVGFETVLLTGIQVEAGETTELNYALREQVLSAEEEVIVVGEAPIFDVEKSSTSSTISRSDIEAAPIQKVEDAVALQSGVVKDPTGLYIKGGRAYETGYVVDGVSAQDPLAGTGFGLDLGSNSFSNVEVITGGVGAEYGDVTSGVVSVQTRDGGDRYEGSFSHKRDNFGSNVMSHESNFFEDVYELSIGGPEPITQKLLPLAGLNIPGDVYFFATGQFATSDGYTKLSADQIRSSIVDNEFWSPRQGNRWNGMMKLTYNIKPGMRLQGAYQRSLTINQNTRMLQITGADTQIQPGFQFAFSNGFLDNANTYTHDSNLSYLKWTHTISQTAFYEVQASRLFTRLRADANGRNWRPENVDGEFDPGSINTYPGEEFQGTDDFTYVLAGPGYINNGGIATLWHDHFAEELTLKSSLTKYFNERNNQLVFGFEMKFNDYQWIDITRPWIGAPIRIDENTVSETFRVGESFDAWRVKPTRGAFFITDKIRYNGLIANIGGRFEYWSPGSYVDERVKEALDPNTYSTIPEFIAQDYLDETTEIFGNRYKFIFLPKVNVSFPVRENQVLFFNYGHSARIPHPRFVYAGLDPFYQDQSDLPNLGNPNLDREIDISYEIGLRNQITANDALNVSAFWRDKYDFVTSELITVPDIDGRPTTKAFRINGDYARSRGVEVSYIKRYKDLLQGQVSFTYSRAEGLSSTNDDNLNAINARQNVGNNIETPLAWDRPFDIKGNIRFTYDRDEPLFDLNPLNQFQMFLSAVWRSGQRYTPYEFVGFERNPVTGVRDWRPIYERLDDPAQRYSEVGPAWFYMDFNIRKWFEVNDTRIAAFLEITNILNNQSSVIINPVTGKGYKNYPSDQSSLIALRDNRSYDVPNNVRDPRYLDPTDNNLPAYENPANYLEQRHIVFGVSINF; via the coding sequence ATGAAAAGATTTAATCTGATTTTATTACTGTTTACGCTTTTGGGAACGGCTTCGGTGTGGGCTCAAAACACAGGATCTATTTCCGGAACCATTACAGCTGATGAAACTGAAGAGCTGCTTATTGGGGTTAATGTCCGAATTGTTGGTACTTCTTTCGGTTCGGCTACCAATCTTGATGGGGAATATGTGATACGAAATATCCGCCCCGGTCAATATAACATTGAAATCACCTATGTGGGTTTTGAGACCGTTTTGCTTACCGGTATTCAGGTTGAGGCGGGCGAAACTACAGAATTAAACTATGCACTGCGTGAGCAAGTTTTAAGTGCTGAGGAAGAAGTAATTGTAGTAGGTGAAGCTCCTATTTTTGACGTGGAAAAATCCTCTACTTCATCCACCATTTCCCGATCGGATATTGAGGCCGCTCCCATCCAAAAAGTGGAGGATGCGGTTGCCTTGCAGTCCGGAGTGGTTAAGGATCCAACCGGACTATACATCAAAGGCGGGCGGGCTTACGAAACCGGCTATGTAGTTGATGGTGTTTCTGCTCAGGATCCGCTGGCAGGAACCGGATTTGGATTAGACTTGGGTTCCAACTCATTTAGTAATGTGGAAGTGATAACCGGTGGGGTAGGTGCTGAATACGGTGACGTAACATCCGGTGTGGTATCGGTTCAAACCCGTGATGGTGGCGACCGCTACGAAGGCAGCTTTTCTCATAAACGGGATAACTTCGGTTCCAACGTGATGTCTCACGAGTCTAACTTTTTTGAAGACGTCTATGAATTGAGTATCGGCGGGCCGGAACCTATCACACAAAAATTATTGCCGCTGGCAGGCCTCAATATCCCGGGTGATGTGTATTTCTTTGCCACCGGGCAGTTCGCTACATCCGACGGTTATACCAAATTATCTGCAGACCAAATCAGGTCATCCATTGTTGACAATGAATTTTGGTCGCCCAGACAAGGGAACCGCTGGAACGGGATGATGAAACTGACCTACAACATCAAGCCGGGGATGCGCCTGCAGGGTGCTTACCAGCGATCGTTGACTATCAACCAGAATACGCGGATGCTTCAGATTACCGGTGCTGATACCCAGATTCAGCCCGGCTTCCAGTTTGCTTTCTCAAACGGCTTTCTCGACAACGCAAACACCTACACTCACGACAGCAACCTTTCCTACCTGAAGTGGACACATACCATTTCTCAAACCGCTTTTTATGAAGTGCAGGCAAGTCGGTTGTTTACCCGCTTAAGGGCAGATGCCAATGGTAGAAACTGGAGACCTGAAAATGTGGATGGGGAATTTGATCCGGGCAGTATCAACACCTATCCTGGAGAAGAGTTTCAGGGAACAGACGACTTCACCTATGTGCTTGCCGGTCCGGGTTATATCAATAACGGTGGTATCGCAACATTATGGCACGATCACTTTGCAGAAGAACTTACGCTGAAGTCAAGCCTCACCAAGTATTTCAATGAGCGTAATAATCAGCTGGTGTTTGGCTTTGAAATGAAATTCAATGACTACCAGTGGATTGACATCACCCGCCCATGGATTGGTGCCCCTATCCGGATTGATGAAAACACGGTTTCAGAAACATTCCGTGTAGGTGAAAGTTTTGATGCCTGGAGGGTTAAACCGACGAGAGGGGCCTTTTTTATAACAGATAAGATCCGTTATAACGGACTGATTGCAAACATCGGCGGGCGATTTGAGTATTGGTCTCCCGGCTCATATGTAGATGAAAGGGTGAAAGAGGCGTTGGATCCAAATACCTATTCCACCATCCCCGAATTTATTGCACAGGACTATCTTGATGAGACGACCGAGATTTTCGGCAATCGGTATAAGTTCATTTTCCTGCCAAAGGTAAACGTTTCTTTCCCGGTGAGAGAGAACCAGGTGTTGTTCTTTAACTATGGTCATTCGGCACGTATTCCTCACCCACGATTTGTGTATGCCGGGCTCGATCCTTTTTACCAGGATCAGTCAGATCTACCCAACCTTGGTAACCCGAACTTAGACCGTGAAATTGATATCTCGTATGAAATCGGTCTTCGGAATCAGATTACAGCAAATGATGCCTTAAATGTATCGGCCTTTTGGAGAGATAAATATGATTTTGTGACTTCCGAGCTAATCACCGTACCGGATATTGATGGCCGACCAACCACCAAGGCATTTCGAATTAACGGTGACTATGCCCGGTCCCGTGGGGTTGAGGTGAGTTACATCAAACGGTATAAGGACTTGCTGCAGGGTCAGGTTTCATTCACCTATTCCCGTGCCGAAGGTTTGAGTTCAACCAACGATGATAATCTGAACGCCATCAATGCCCGCCAAAATGTGGGTAATAATATTGAGACCCCGCTGGCCTGGGATCGCCCGTTCGATATAAAAGGAAATATCCGTTTTACTTACGACCGGGATGAACCCCTGTTTGATTTAAATCCACTGAATCAGTTTCAGATGTTTTTGTCTGCCGTGTGGAGAAGTGGTCAGCGTTATACACCCTATGAATTTGTAGGCTTCGAAAGAAATCCGGTAACCGGTGTTCGCGACTGGCGTCCTATTTACGAGCGATTGGACGATCCTGCTCAACGATACAGTGAAGTAGGTCCGGCCTGGTTTTACATGGATTTCAACATTAGAAAGTGGTTTGAGGTGAACGACACCCGGATCGCGGCTTTCCTCGAAATCACAAATATTTTAAATAATCAAAGCTCAGTAATTATTAACCCGGTAACCGGCAAAGGATACAAAAATTACCCTTCCGATCAGTCTTCTTTAATTGCTCTGAGAGATAACAGAAGTTACGATGTGCCCAATAATGTAAGAGACCCGCGTTACCTGGATCCTACCGACAATAACCTGCCGGCTTATGAAAATCCGGCGAATTACCTGGAACAGAGACACATCGTATTTGGAGTATCTATAAACTTTTAA
- a CDS encoding PorV/PorQ family protein, with protein sequence MKFIKALIKSCLLFLIGGLLYSQSAYAQTSYGDDRAGTEGFQFAKISIDARSAAMGNSNMADAIDGSSLYWNPANASVLGSSNVMLNHTQYVADINLEYLSYIHKLGRFAIGGSIQYLNSGEINETTEFEPLGTGRTFSTHHISAGLTGSHQITDLFSYGITLRYLSENYIDITYQTGAIDFGFLYYVGDTGLRFGVSLNNFGFEAAPSGTAEYETLDGMVEQEPTSDLSLPTRFNIAAAYNVIENENHELLVTAQITNPSDNSEQLNMGVEYGFIGQFFVRSGYEFGVEERVWPSFGAGVQVPFMEKVLKADYGYTVFERLGGIHRIGLSVAL encoded by the coding sequence ATGAAATTCATTAAAGCATTGATAAAAAGTTGTTTGTTGTTTCTTATCGGAGGGTTGCTTTACAGCCAAAGTGCCTATGCCCAAACCAGCTATGGTGATGACCGGGCAGGGACGGAAGGCTTTCAGTTTGCCAAGATTTCCATAGATGCCCGAAGTGCGGCAATGGGTAATTCAAATATGGCCGATGCCATTGATGGATCAAGCCTGTATTGGAATCCGGCCAATGCATCGGTACTCGGCAGTTCCAATGTGATGCTGAATCACACCCAATATGTTGCCGATATCAACCTTGAGTATTTGAGCTATATCCACAAACTCGGACGTTTTGCCATTGGTGGCAGTATCCAATACCTGAATTCCGGGGAGATAAATGAGACTACCGAATTTGAACCCCTGGGAACCGGCCGAACCTTTAGTACGCACCACATTTCCGCGGGGCTGACCGGTTCGCACCAGATTACGGATCTTTTCAGTTATGGAATTACCCTGAGATACCTGTCCGAAAATTATATCGACATTACCTATCAAACAGGAGCCATTGACTTTGGTTTTCTCTACTATGTGGGCGATACCGGTCTCAGGTTTGGAGTGAGTTTGAATAACTTTGGTTTTGAAGCTGCTCCTTCAGGTACTGCTGAATATGAAACCCTCGATGGTATGGTGGAGCAAGAGCCAACCAGCGATTTATCACTGCCAACAAGGTTCAATATCGCGGCAGCTTATAATGTCATCGAAAATGAAAATCACGAGCTTCTGGTAACGGCGCAGATCACTAATCCAAGTGATAACTCTGAGCAGTTGAATATGGGTGTTGAGTATGGTTTTATCGGCCAGTTTTTTGTGAGAAGCGGATACGAATTCGGTGTTGAAGAAAGAGTTTGGCCAAGCTTCGGGGCGGGCGTTCAGGTCCCATTTATGGAAAAAGTATTAAAAGCAGATTACGGATACACCGTGTTTGAACGTTTAGGTGGAATTCACAGAATTGGTTTAAGTGTAGCGCTATGA